Proteins encoded by one window of uncultured Bacteroides sp.:
- a CDS encoding PadR family transcriptional regulator: protein MNVDNVKSQMRKGMLEYCILLLVHKEPAYASDIIQKLKEAKLIVVEGTLYPLLTRLKNDDLLEYEWVESTQGPPRKYYKLTPKGEVFLGELELSWRELNETVNHIATNELIIK, encoded by the coding sequence ATGAATGTAGACAATGTTAAATCACAAATGCGCAAAGGGATGCTGGAATATTGCATCTTATTATTAGTGCATAAAGAGCCTGCCTACGCTTCTGATATCATTCAGAAACTGAAGGAAGCAAAGCTGATAGTTGTGGAAGGTACGCTTTATCCCTTACTTACACGACTAAAAAACGATGATCTGCTGGAATATGAATGGGTAGAGTCAACACAAGGACCTCCCCGTAAATATTATAAGCTTACACCTAAAGGAGAAGTATTCCTGGGCGAACTGGAATTGTCCTGGAGAGAACTGAATGAAACTGTAAACCATATTGCAACTAATGAATTGATTATAAAATGA
- a CDS encoding alpha/beta hydrolase, which yields MKRMNILYKMILAACVSFVMISCATKKSMYAETYLATKPKAEIPGLGEFAVNKSLDRQIDMTQFKSVELNLAYAGTENQAQRLNIIYPSVGDAPYKVIMVFHGGGWAFGSKESEMIAPILYSTTQGYVIVSVNYRLSGEAVWPAPLYDAKAAVRFIRANAEKYKLDASKIVVWGNSAGGHIVEMLGATNGKLEYEDLTMGNDTLSSEVQGIVSWYGVSDMTNFPNVKEPANKEMGFDTQLAENKEKADKASPLRLVTKNYPPILLVHGTNDQIVPYVQSVQMRSEVTLYCGPGRATLKSFETLGHGDAAIKTWENVMDNLNFVDKILWPDGTNPYRNNNQIEIKIIK from the coding sequence AGACTTATTTAGCAACTAAGCCAAAAGCAGAAATTCCAGGATTGGGCGAATTTGCAGTAAACAAGAGTTTGGACAGGCAGATTGATATGACTCAATTCAAGTCTGTAGAACTAAACCTTGCTTATGCCGGAACAGAAAATCAGGCTCAGCGTCTGAATATAATTTATCCTTCTGTAGGAGATGCGCCTTATAAAGTAATAATGGTGTTTCATGGCGGTGGATGGGCTTTTGGTTCAAAAGAATCGGAAATGATAGCTCCAATTCTGTATAGCACAACTCAGGGATATGTAATTGTGAGTGTAAATTACCGATTGTCAGGTGAAGCTGTATGGCCTGCTCCTTTATATGATGCAAAAGCAGCAGTCCGATTTATTCGTGCCAATGCTGAAAAGTATAAATTAGATGCCTCAAAGATTGTTGTTTGGGGAAATTCGGCTGGCGGACATATCGTTGAAATGCTTGGTGCTACTAACGGCAAACTCGAGTATGAGGATTTGACGATGGGTAATGATACTCTGTCTTCAGAGGTTCAGGGAATAGTTTCTTGGTATGGTGTGTCAGATATGACAAACTTCCCAAACGTTAAAGAACCTGCAAATAAGGAAATGGGATTTGATACCCAATTGGCCGAAAACAAGGAGAAAGCTGATAAGGCAAGCCCTCTTCGCCTGGTGACAAAGAATTATCCTCCAATTCTTCTTGTACATGGAACAAATGATCAGATAGTTCCTTATGTTCAGTCAGTTCAGATGCGTAGTGAAGTTACCCTTTATTGCGGCCCAGGTCGTGCTACACTTAAATCTTTTGAGACTTTAGGACATGGTGATGCAGCAATTAAAACATGGGAAAATGTAATGGATAATCTGAATTTCGTTGATAAGATTTTATGGCCTGATGGAACTAATCCTTATCGTAACAATAATCAAATTGAAATAAAGATTATAAAATAA